CCTCCACTTCCGAGAACAACGGGTTGCCGGGAGTACTATAAGTGTAAGCCGATACTTCGGTGGGCTCGGTGCCCAGCAGAAAGCGAGTAGTATTCAGGCAGTATAGGCCAATATCGGGCAGGGCGCCGCCGCCAGCCAGCGCCTTCTTGTGGCGCCAGTGCCGTGGGTTAGCCGAGCTTTGGGTGTTGAACGCCTCCATCAGCTTGGGCTTACCAAATTGGTTGGACTGCACCATCTTGCGCACCATGCGGTTGTAAGGCTCATACTGAATGCGGTAGGCAACCATGAGCTTGCGACCCGCTTTTTTGCAGGCATCAATCATGGCTTCGCACTCGGCTACTGAGTTTGCCATGGGCTTTTCGCACAGGATGTGCTTGCCTGCCTGCGCGCCCCGAATAGTATATTCGGCGTGCATGGAGTTGGGCAGCACAATGTAAATCACCTGCACCGCCGGGTTGTCCTTCAGCTTGTCGTAGTTCTCGTAGCTGTAGCAGCTTTCGGGCTTAATGCCGTACTGCCGCGCTACCTTCTGCATCTTCTCGGGCGAGCCGCTTACCAGCGCCACTGGCCTCGACTTCTTGCACTCACCGAAGGCTGGCAGCAGTTCTTCCAGCGTCAGGTGACCTAGGCCCACCAGCGCGTAGCCCACCCGCTCATCGGGTGGCAGCGGCGTGGGCGTGGGCGGCGACTGGCGGTCGGCGTCTGATTTCCAAGCTTCCAGCTCAATGGGCTGCTCAACCGCGCTAGGCACAGTGGCAGGCGGGGAAACGGGCGCCGAGGAGGGTACTTTTTGCCCGTCCGGCCCAGCGAAGGTGGTAGATTCACCCGCGCTGTTGTTGCTGCAAGAAGTTATAATTCCCCCCACCACTCCTGCGGCTAGCCCCCGGCCGGCATATTGAAGAAACGCTTTGCGCGATACTTCCGTGGAAGCCTGGGCCAGCAAACCCTGCATAGCACTTGTCAGTTGATTCATCGTGTAATCAGGAATAGAATGGATGAAAGCCAGGGCTAGCCGACGATGCCACGCGAGCCAGCCCTTAACGAAAAAGGCCCACCAGCGATGCAGGCGGGCCTTTCGAGGGGAGAGTAGGATCAATTTTACGCACGGGCTGTCCAGTTGGTTATCTGGTTGTTCCGTCATGGAGGGCTTTGCTTTCCGCGGCCGATTCTTCCGCTACTTCGCCAGCCTTGCCCTAGCTTCACGCGTCGTTTCCTAGGCTTCACCCGTTTACGCCTCAGAAAATCAGTTCATCAGTCCACCACTTCATGTCGAAAGAACGCATTGCAATTGACATGGACGAAGTCATTGCCGACGCCGTCCACCGCTTCACCGAATGGTACCACCGAGACTTTAACGTGCTGCTCACCCCCGAGCATCTGCACGGCAAACACCTGCTGCAAGCTGTAGCGCCTGAGAATCAGCAGCACTTGCGTAAGTACCTGCACACCGTGGGCTTCTTCCAGGATCTGCCCGTGATGCCTGACAGCCAGGACGTTCTGCGTCGCCTTGCCGAGCGCTATGAGCTGTTTATTGCCACGGCCGCCATGGGTTTCCCGCTCTCGTTCAGCGAGAAGTTTGATTGGCTTCGGCAGCACTTCGACTTCATCCCGACGAGTCACGTCGTATTCTGCGGCAACAAAACCATTATCAACGCCGACTACCTCATCGACGACAATGCTTACAACTTCAAAGATTTTCGGGGAGAAGGCATCTTGTTTACCTCTCACCACAACGTAAACGAGACACGCTACCGCCGCGTGAACAGCTGGCTTGAGGTGGCGGAGCTATTTGGGGTCTAACATTTCGCCCCTATTTACCGTCTTATCGTCGCCAGGTTCTATGTCTTGCTACTGCCTTTCTCTTTCGGAGCGTATTTGGAAAGCTAGCTTTTTAAGTACGCTTCTGTTTTTAAGCAAATCCCTTGTGGCCTAGCTATTTTCTTCCCCTCATTCCTCTCTAATGAAGCAAATTTTACGGCATTTAGCCGGAGGCAGCGTACTGATAGCGTTGCCTTTACTCGCTGCTGCGCAAAACCCAACCAACTCCCCTACCGCCCCTCCCCCCGATACGCAAGGCGCCCAAGCCACCCAAATTACGCCGCCCCGCGCCACCGCTGCACCGCTTAAGGATGGTAAGCTAGCCCTCAACGAAGACGCCAGCCACTACGTGAAGCTCACGCTGGCCAACCAGGTGTGGCTGCGCTACAATCAAAGTAACCCCGGCACGCAGGTAAACGGCTACGCCCGCAAGGAAACGTTCGACGTGGGCATTCGTCGCTTTCGGATTCAGTTCTACGGCCAGCTCACCGACCGCGTGTTTATCTACTCGCAAATCGGCATCAACAACTTCAGCTACTTATCGGACCGCAAAGCGGGGTTCTTCCTGCACGATGCGGTAGGTGAATATTCGATAGCAAAAAACTACCTATCGCTTGGCACCGGCCTAGGTGCTTGGAACGGGTTGTCGCGCGCTACTGCTTCGTCGGTGGGCTCTATCATGGGTATCGATCTGCCCCTAGTTGCCGAAACGACCAACGACGTAAACGACCAGTTTGGGCGCAAGCTGAGCTTGTATGCCAAGGGTAAGCTAGGTCGCCTAGACTACCGGGTAGCCTTGAGCAAGCCGCTTATCATTCCGCGGGGTACCGCTATTGCATCTTACGCCACGTTCTCCAGCAAGCCGCCCAAACCGCAGGTACAAGGGTATTTTCAGTGGCAGTTCAAAGATTTGGAGAGCAACCTCACGCCGTATAGTGCCGGTACGTACCTGGGTAAAAAGCGGGTATTCAACCTAGGCGCAGGCTTTATTGTGCAGCCCCAAGCCACTTGGACGCGCGACGCCGGCCAGCTCGACACGACCGGCCACGCCATGAAGCAGTTTGCCGTCGATGCCTTCTACGATGCGCCCGTAAGCGATGCTCCGGATGCCCCGAGCGTGAGCTTCTACGCCACCGCCATGCACCTCGACTACGGTCCTCGCTACCTGCGTTATACGGCTCCTATGAACCCCGCCAACGGCTTAGCGGCTAGCACTACCAACCAGATCTTGGGGGCAGGTGGTACTTATGGCAATGCGGTACCGCTCTACGGCACAGGCAACGTTCTGTACGCGCAGGCTGGCTACAAGCTAAAGGACAACTTATTGGGCACTACCACCTTGATGCCCTATGCTAGTTACCAATATGCTCACTACCAGCGGCTAGCCGACAACCTTCACTACTACGATGTAGGCGTCAACTGGCTGCTAGTGGGGCACACGTCGAAGTTCACTGTCAGCTACCAGAACCGCCCCGTTTACCTCACCCAAACCAACGGTGACAACCGCGTCAGCTCGCGCCGCAGCGCAGTGGTGATGCAATACCAGGTGTATTTCAACTAAGTCGAATTCCCAAACCAGTACACAGGAGGCGTGTAACGCGACTACAAAGTTTGCGCTACACGCCTTCTTGCTTTAGTCGCACAGCGTTGGCAAGTCGGGCTGGCGGGCGAAGGCAAACATGGTGGCAAGCTGGTCGGGCGTGATGCGGTCGAGCGACAGGGCTAGGTTTGGAATCTCGCTTTCGTGCACCCACCGAATGCCGCTCGTTTCGGAAGTGCTGGTTCGCAAGTCGCCGCCAGTGGCGCGGCACAGCACAAAACACTTGTAGATGTACCAGGGCTGCGGCGGGTGCGCGGCGTGCTTTTTCTTATCGAAGAGAGCAAGCAGGCGTACGGCTTCCGTTTGCAGCCCGGTTTCTTCTTCCGCTTCTTTCACTGCCGTTTCAAAGGGCGTGTAGCCCACATCGGCCCACCCGCCCGGGAGCGTCCACCGGTCACCATCAATTTTTTCCTGCACCATTAGAATTTCTTCGGTACCCCGAAACAGCACGGCACGCACGTCGACTTTCGGGGTTTGGTAGCCGGTTTCGCTGGCGAAAAGGTGCGCAATCTTCTCAACGGGCTCATCGGATAGCTTACTCAGGATTTCTACGCTGAGGTCGCGCAACTCCTGGTAGCGTTCCAGGTCGTAAACGTTTTGACCGTAAGTCAGGCCCGCTTGCGCTAGAGCTTGAACACGCTGCGCAATGGTGAGCCAATCAGTATTTTTCATGCGGGCAAGATAGGCTTTCGGGCATTTCCTGAAGCTAGCTCGCCAACCAAATTGCGCCCCGCCTGGCTTTCTACTAACTTGCAATTCCTTTTGGCGCCACCCACTCATCTGCGCCGAAGCCCAAAACCAAGCACAAAGCACCACTAAAATGGGAAGAGCATTTGAATTCCGCAAAGGCCGCAAAATGAAGCGCTGGGACCGGATGTCGAAGGATTTCACACGGATCGGCCGGGAAATCGTAATGGCCGTGAAAGAGTCGGGTCCTAACCCGGATACTAACTCCCGCCTACGCACCGCCATCCAGAACGCCAAGGGTGTGAACATGCCCAAGGACCGCGTCGACGCTGCCATCAAGCGCGCCAGTAGCCGCGAAGAAAAAGACTATCAAGAAGTTGTGTACGAAGGTTATGCCCCCCACGGCGTAGCCATCGTGATTGAAACAGCCACCGATAACCCCGTGCGGACGGTGGCCAACGTACGCATGTACTTCAACCGCGGCAACGGCGCCCTCGGCACGGCTG
This Hymenobacter sp. GOD-10R DNA region includes the following protein-coding sequences:
- a CDS encoding Gfo/Idh/MocA family oxidoreductase; protein product: MNQLTSAMQGLLAQASTEVSRKAFLQYAGRGLAAGVVGGIITSCSNNSAGESTTFAGPDGQKVPSSAPVSPPATVPSAVEQPIELEAWKSDADRQSPPTPTPLPPDERVGYALVGLGHLTLEELLPAFGECKKSRPVALVSGSPEKMQKVARQYGIKPESCYSYENYDKLKDNPAVQVIYIVLPNSMHAEYTIRGAQAGKHILCEKPMANSVAECEAMIDACKKAGRKLMVAYRIQYEPYNRMVRKMVQSNQFGKPKLMEAFNTQSSANPRHWRHKKALAGGGALPDIGLYCLNTTRFLLGTEPTEVSAYTYSTPGNPLFSEVEELCSWQMRFPGGIVVNCATDYNAHDSRLYRVMAERGWIHLDQAFAYQGQQLKTSRAEGTTERTEQITLGSKNQFATEMDHFSECLLENKDPYTPGEEGLQDQRIMEAIYQSAREGRPVKLPVVNQRDAFRGPEPKEEKKS
- a CDS encoding 5' nucleotidase, NT5C type; translation: MSKERIAIDMDEVIADAVHRFTEWYHRDFNVLLTPEHLHGKHLLQAVAPENQQHLRKYLHTVGFFQDLPVMPDSQDVLRRLAERYELFIATAAMGFPLSFSEKFDWLRQHFDFIPTSHVVFCGNKTIINADYLIDDNAYNFKDFRGEGILFTSHHNVNETRYRRVNSWLEVAELFGV
- a CDS encoding NUDIX hydrolase, which gives rise to MKNTDWLTIAQRVQALAQAGLTYGQNVYDLERYQELRDLSVEILSKLSDEPVEKIAHLFASETGYQTPKVDVRAVLFRGTEEILMVQEKIDGDRWTLPGGWADVGYTPFETAVKEAEEETGLQTEAVRLLALFDKKKHAAHPPQPWYIYKCFVLCRATGGDLRTSTSETSGIRWVHESEIPNLALSLDRITPDQLATMFAFARQPDLPTLCD
- a CDS encoding YebC/PmpR family DNA-binding transcriptional regulator, with protein sequence MGRAFEFRKGRKMKRWDRMSKDFTRIGREIVMAVKESGPNPDTNSRLRTAIQNAKGVNMPKDRVDAAIKRASSREEKDYQEVVYEGYAPHGVAIVIETATDNPVRTVANVRMYFNRGNGALGTAGSSDYTFTRKGVFKLAAEGLDVDELELELIDAGADDVYTDQEEDEQGNVKDFIVVETAFTDFGQMQKALEEKHLNVVSAQLQRIPNTRVSLNDEEAEEVLNLIEKFEEDDDVQAVYHTLG